gttaggtaaaggttttattagaccgagtgcatccccttgaggttctcctgttttatttgtgaagatgaaagatggaagtttttggatgtgcatagattacaggcagctgaataaggtaactactaagaacaagtatcccattcctcacattgatgatttgttcgatcagttacaaggtgcttgtgtcttctctaaaattgatttgagatccggttatcatcaattgaaaatacgggcaacagatgtgccaaagactgcttttcaaatcagttatgggcattatgaattcctagtaatgtcttttgggcttacgaatgcccccgtTGCTTTTATGggcctgatgaacgggatttttaagccaaatttggacctctttgttattgtatttattgatgatatactgatatactcaaagagcagtaaagaacatgaggagcatttgagaattgtattagaGTTTTTAAGtcagaaaaggctttatgccaaattctccaaatatgagttttggctcgattcagtgtccttcttggggcacgtggtttctaaagatggagtgatggtggatccttctaagattgaagcacttaagagttgggtaagacctactattgttacagaggtaaggagctttgttggtttagctagctactaccgttgattcgtcaagggattttcttctactGCTTCacaactgacaaatttgactaagcagaatgttccattagtatggtcggatgaatgtgaagaaaattttcagaaactcaagaccttgttgactactgcaccaattcttaccttgccagtggaaggtaagaattttattgtttattgtgatgcatcttattctagtttgggtgcagtgctaatgcaggagaggaatctaattgcttatgcttcgaggcaattgaaagtgcatgaacgtaactatccgacccatgatttggagttggctgcagttgtatttgcattaaagcaatggagacattatctatatgggatCAAGTATGAagtttatacagatcatcgtagtttacaatatgtctttaatcagaaagatttgaatttgaggcagaggaggtggatggaactattgaaagactatgatattactattttgtatcacccgggaaaagctaatgttgtggcagatcctttaagtagaaaagcagggagcatgggtagtttaccccacttacaggtttctagacgcccattggctagagaggttcagactttggctaatgactttaggaggctggaagtactagagaaaggaggatttttggcctctgtgtaggcaagatcttcctttcttgacaagattaagggaaaacagtttgctGATAAGAAGCTGAGTcaaattcgagatatggtattgcgaggagaggctaaagaggcaataattgatgaggaaggcgtcttgagaattaagggaagggtatgtatgccccgtgttgatgatttgactcacactattcttacagaggatcatagttcgaggtattctatacatcctggtgcaaccaggatgtatcgtgatctaaggaaacattattggtggagtagaatgaagcgtgacattgggTATTCTGTttcccaatgcccgaattgtcagaaggtgaagtatgaacatcagGGGCTTGGAGgtacacttcagagaatgctcattcctgaatggaagtggcaaagaattgcaatggatttcgtagtcggttttccaaagacattgggtaaatttgattctatttgggtaattggtGACAGTtcaactaagtctgctcacttcattccggttaagatgacttacaatgcagacaagttagccaaactctatgtCTCTaagattgttcgattgcatcgagttccactttccatcatatcagatagaggtacgcaatttacttatAAGTTTTGGAGGACgctacatgttgaattaggtactagattggatTTTAGTACTACATTCCACCCTTAGAGCAAACAATTCAAGTactggaggatatgcttcgtgcgtgtgtgatagattttggtggtcattgggatacattcttacccttagcagagttttcgtACAACTATAGCTATCATTCaaatattgatatggccccatttgaggcattgtatgggaggagatgtaggtcccccattgattggtttgatgcatttgagattAGACCTtagggtactgatcttctgagggaatcattagagaaagtgaaatttattcaagaaaagcttttagcaactcagagtaggcagaaggaatatgcagatcgaaaagTTAGAGACTTTGATTTTATGAAGGGTggacaagtcttgctgaaggtttcacccatgaaaggtgtgatgcgatttggtaagagCGGTAAGAaaagtccgaggtatattggaccatttgaagtacttaagcgcgTGGTGGAGGTTGCCtgtgaattagccttgcctccagggctgtcaggagtgcacccggtatttcatgtgtctgtGCTCAAGaaataccatggtgatggaaactatattatttgtTGGGATTCAactcttcttgatgagaatttgtcttatgaggaggagccggttgctattctagatagggtGGTCCgtaagttgagatcaaaggagattgcatctatcaaggttcaatggaagaatcggccaattgaagagtccacttgggagagtgAGGCTGATATGCATGAAAGCTATCCACATTTTTTTACAGATTCatgtactctttctcgccctcgCCTATCTTCCTATGATCATTCgcggacgaacgatgggtaaattggtatctaatgtaataaCCCATTTGGTTGTTTTGAGTACTAGatctttttatttgatgaaatacTTTTCCGATagatttaaatgggtgttttgaactattcataattataacgATGAAATTAATGGGgaagttttactaatttatttagtaagtggttaagaaaataatattaaagtaaATAATGGGTAActtttatcaaattatatagttgattatatgataattagggtagaACTTTGTCtttagaaaaaggaagaaattatTAAAAGGGAGACCGCAGACTGCAGCCTTGAAGAAGGACGATAATTTGAGGTAAGAATTAATCTTCGTATATTTTATATCTATTAACATATATTGGAggattaataatttaataatggcAATGATCATTAGCCGTATAGGGCAAGTTTCAAGGGAACaaatacattattatattatattataaagttaaAGCGTGCATATGGATTAATGTTTAGATAGCATGGAAGCTACAGCTTATATATAAGTTATAGATTATATGTTTGGATGATAACTTCCAAGGTGAATTAAGGTAAGGGTCATATTGTTATTATGAATAtcattatatacaaaatggAGGCAACATGCATGTTGAGGGGTTTTGGTTGTACAGTGCACGATATGAGTGCACACTGCACAGTTTGGTGTTGCCCTGCGCTGGTTTCATTACAGTGCTTCAAACTTTTGGTATTATTGTTTTGATATAAGATTATAGATTACGTGtgaatatattgagataggtagtTACATATTTTGTGTAGCATACTGTTTACAATTCATTAAATTTGTGGTAATTGGAGAAATTAAGACTTACCATTAGGCTTAAACTTTAAGAGattgattatagaattaggtTAATTGATGGGTATAGGCTGGACACAGAATAATTGGAATGTTTATGGCCTTGTGAACTTacaccttttatatatatatatatatatatatatatatatatatatatatatatatatatatatttgatagattggaagggttcagaggcaataaggaaaggaaaggcattggaaaagtagttgcttgacttcggttcttcggtggaagtaggttatggtttatttctttGTGATAGacaaactctaaatagcgattgatatgtattgagtgatattgtaaagtctactatgtacttgattgtgtggttgtgtgtttttattgtg
This DNA window, taken from Solanum lycopersicum chromosome 5, SLM_r2.1, encodes the following:
- the LOC138348729 gene encoding uncharacterized protein, translated to MYRDLRKHYWWSRMKRDIGYSVSQCPNCQKVKYEHQGLGGTLQRMLIPEWKWQRIAMDFVVGFPKTLGKFDSIWVIGDSSTKSAHFIPVKMTYNADKLAKLYVSKIVRLHRVPLSIISDREKVKFIQEKLLATQSRQKEYADRKVRDFDFMKGGQVLLKVSPMKGVMRFGKSGKKSPRYIGPFEVLKRVVEVACELALPPGLSGVHPVFHVSVLKKYHGDGNYIICWDSTLLDENLSYEEEPVAILDRVVRKLRSKEIASIKVQWKNRPIEESTWESEADMHESYPHFFTDSCTLSRPRLSSYDHSRTNDG